A genome region from Triticum aestivum cultivar Chinese Spring chromosome 2B, IWGSC CS RefSeq v2.1, whole genome shotgun sequence includes the following:
- the LOC123043646 gene encoding WUSCHEL-related homeobox 11, with product MDGGGNSPDLQPAEPVRSRWTPKPEQILILESIFNSGMVNPPKDETVRIRKLLERFGAVGDANVFYWFQNRRSRSRRRQRQLQAQAQAQAQAQAQASAASSGSPPAPGGLGSAASSTSLGLFAHGGAAYSSSSSSSSWPPSPPSVGMVGDMDQCGGGDDLFAISRQMGYADGGGGSGSSSFSAAAAQQQQLYYSCQPAGITVFINGVATEVPRGPMDLRSMFGHDVMLVHSSGGLLPVDDYGVLMQSLQMGESYYLVARSN from the exons atggacggcggcggcaacaGCCCGGACCTGCAGCCGGCGGAGCCGGTGCGGTCGCGGTGGACGCCCAAGCCGGAGCAGATACTGATCCTGGAGTCCATCTTCAACAGCGGCATGGTGAACCCGCCCAAGGACGAGACCGTGCGCATCCGCAAGCTCCTCGAGCGCTTCGGCGCCGTCGGCGACGCCAACGTCTTCTACTGGTTCCAGAACCGCCGCTCccgctcccgccgccgccagcgccagcTCCAGGCGCAGGCGCAGGCACAGGCCCAGGCCCAGGCGCAGGCGTCCGCTGCCTCCTCTGGGTCGCCACCCGCGCCTGGCGGCCTCGGCTCGGCGGCCTCGTCCACGTCGCTGGGGCTGTTCGCGCACGGCGGAGCCGCGTAcagctcgtcctcgtcctcgtcctcgtggccgccctcgccgccgtcggTGGGGATGGTGGGGGACATGGATCAGTGCGGGGGCGGCGACGACCTGTTCGCCATCTCGCGGCAGATGGGGtacgcggacggcggcggcggctccgggtcGTCGTCGTTCTCTGCGGCCGCcgcgcagcagcagcagctctACTACTCGTGCCAACCAG cGGGCATCACGGTGTTCATCAACGGAGTGGCGACGGAGGTGCCACGGGGCCCGATGGACCTGCGCTCCATGTTCGGGCACGACGTGATGCTCGTCCACTCCAGCGGCGGCCTCCTCCCCGTCGACGACTACGGCGTGCTCATGCAGAGCTTGCAGATGGGCGAGAGCTACTACCTG GTCGCGAGGTCAAATTAA
- the LOC123043647 gene encoding cyclic dof factor 1, protein MELAGAAHPQPPESDVAPPRTPPQAPAEDSCKDTGDTRITEENSCTPPDLNLSQPNNSGLNSSSACENQTSNSDEMTEPESTLEAAKTKGDGSNKEKVLKKPDKILPCPRCNSMDTKFCYYNNYNIHQPRHFCRGCQRYWTAGGSMRNLPVGAGRRKSKSSGTNCNGILIPGSSLAAPGGDASVIPLPIKENQPAVLFGSDATLPNSMASLLRVEEQNKNSNPASTAHPRNGENQTCPPSAATSDNPRIESVKVAVGVHQNGITGDCNGVTPMPPIPCFPGPPFMYPWNPAWNGVPAMAAPVCPVPAEPANCSENGHGGNIQWNFPSMVPMPGFCGPPIPFPLMPPSVWPLVSPWPNGAWSAPWLGPGYSMSAAPPTSSSTCSDSGSPVLGKHPRDSDPQGGEKAEKSLWIPKTLRIDDPDEAAKSSIWTTLGIEPGERGMFRPFQPKSGGREQMSNAARVMQANPAAQSRFASFQEMT, encoded by the exons atggagctcgccggagccgcacACCCTCAGCCGCCGGAGTCCGACGTGGCGCCACCCCGTACGCCCCCGCAGGCGCCGGCAGAG GATTCATGCAAAGATACAGGAGACACAAGGATCACTGAGGAAAATTCATGCACACCGCCTGACTTAAATCTTAGTCAACCAAATAATTCTGGCCTTAATAGTTCGAGTGCGTGTGAGAACCAGACATCCAACAGTGATGAGATGACTGAACCAGAATCCACACTGGAAGCAGCTAAGACCAAGGGTGATGGATCAAACAAAGAGAAGGTCCTAAAGAAGCCAGACAAGATTCTGCCATGTCCTCGGTGTAACAGCATGGACACAAAGTTCTGTTACTACAACAATTACAACATTCACCAACCAAGGCATTTTTGTAGGGGTTGTCAAAGGTATTGGACGGCAGGTGGAAGCATGAGAAACCTCCCTGTCGGTGCTGGTAGGCGCAAGAGTAAGAGCTCCGGTACAAACTGTAATGGTATATTGATTCCAGGAAGCAGTCTAGCCGCTCCTGGAGGTGATGCTTCTGTCATTCCATTGCCTATAAAGGAAAATCAACCAGCAGTTTTGTTTGGGTCTGATGCCACTCTACCTAACTCCATGGCTTCTTTGTTGAGAGTTGAAGAGCAGAATAAGAACAGCAACCCTGCCTCAACAGCACATCCCAGAAATGGTGAGAACCAGACCTGTCCACCTTCAGCAGCAACTTCTGATAATCCACGGATTGAGTCAGTTAAAGTAGCAGTTGGGGTACATCAAAATGGAATTACCGGGGATTGCAATGGCGTCACTCCCATGCCTCCTATACCCTGCTTTCCCGGTCCCCCTTTTATGTACCCATGGAATCCAGCATGGAATGGTGTTCCTGCCATGGCAGCACCAGTGTGCCCAGTCCCAGCTGAACCCGCAAATTGTTCAGAAAATGGCCATGGAGGTAATATTCAATGGAACTTTCCATCAATGGTACCGATGCCAGGATTCTGTGGCCCACCCATTCCTTTCCCTCTAATGCCGCCTTCCGTCTGGCCATTGGTTTCTCCCTGGCCAAATGGCGCATGGAGCGCGCCGTGGCTTGGACCTGGTTATAGCATGTCAGCAGCACCTCCCACAAGCAGTAGTACATGTTCAGATAGTGGTTCTCCAGTCCTTGGAAAACACCCGAGAGATTCTGATCCGCAAGGTGGTGAAAAGGCAGAAAAATCCTTGTGGATTCCGAAGACGCTTCGGATTGATGACCCCGACGAAGCTGCAAAGAGTTCGATCTGGACCACCCTCGGGATTGAACCCGGCGAGCGTGGCATGTTTAGACCGTTCCAGCCAAAATCTGGTGGCAGGGAGCAAATGTCTAACGCAGCCCGAGTCATGCAAGCGAACCCCGCGGCTCAATCCCGCTTTGCGTCCTTCCAGGAGATGACGTGA